ACTTTACATCAACGCCAAAGCATTCTCTGGCCTTAACAACTTAGTCCACTTAGATATGAGCAGGAACTACAATTACGATGATTTCGGAAACCATAAGACCTTCGTGCTAGAATCATTGGGTGTCATGGAAGATTTGCACAATCTGGTTTCATTGGATTTTTCTTTCACACGTCTCTCTCAAAGTAATTTGATGATGTTTAATAGTTTTGGAAAGTCTTTCCAAAGACTCTCGCTCTGTGAGACTGGGTTGACGAAGTTACGTGCTGGTATCTTTAAAAACACATCGCTTAGGTTCTTAGATGTTTCTGGAAACAATGGAGTTTTGAACCAATACGGCACGTTAAGTGGACTAGAGAACACCCTGGAAGTATTATACGCCACTAAAGTTGGTTTAGTCACCCTTGACATGTTTGAAAGATTTAAACGTTTGGAGAttttgaatttacagaataatgaGGTCAATCTTCTTTCAACAGAAGTAACAAAAACAATGGAAAATCTACAGATACTGGACTTGACTAATAATAGATTATCTACATGGATCGGTCTTAAGTTCAGTTACATGCCACGCTTGAAGTATTTATCGTTGCGgaaaaataacataaacatGATAAACGTAAACATGATAGAAGATTTCAAGAATTTACAATATCTTGGATTCGCTGAGAACTTTGTCATTTGCAATTGCCATACAAGAGAACTTTTTGAAATTGCTTTAAATGCTGACCAAGAACCAACAAAGCAAAGTAGGCTAAGTTCACAATACAAGGAAAGAGGTAACATGACAAAGTTTAGCAGTTATCATACAGGATTCGCGTCTTATAAcgctattattaataaaagaaCAAACGTCAGTGAAGCTTGCGAAATGGATTATGATTGTGATAGAGAGATATACCAGGATAACATAACTGCAAGCTATGTGCTACTTGATTACAGCCCTACACTCTATCAATGCATGCAGTTGGTCGAAGGGGTCTACATGTCATTTTCACACCCGTTGGGCTGCGATGTGGTGTCTAGAGAAGTGGACTTTgacgtggttattgataaaggTTGGAATAAACTCCTGGCTTTGATCGTCATTCCAGCCATCGTATTTCCTGTGTTGGTCTTCGTGTTTATGTTCAGAAAGAACTTTAGATATTTCTGCATAACAGTCAGGAATTCTGCGCTCTTGAGTATGATTAATAAGGATAAGGTTATAGATGgtgagtttaattttttttaattcctttcGTCTTTGATGTATATTTTCCTTACATTAAAGATAACTTTGCAGTTCAAAACTCATAACCACGAAAAAGGGTACCTTTAAAATATAGtatttggggggggggggggggggtttctGTTATTATATCACATGTAACTTTATCTAAGTTGTCATCAAGATAGACTTTTAAACTCAGATCAATCAGTAGACgtgatttttcaaatatatgaTTTGTcagatttgtgtaatattttgctatcggaaaagtttattgttttaataaaatttattgtagTGTCGAGCTATATGATTCATCCACACGTAACCacagtatatacatataatatttgatCGAGTTATTTCACCACCACTTTGTAAACTTTTCATAATGCGGTGCCTGTGTAGTCTTTGATCTTAAGGCAAAATTCCCGTGTAATTTCAGACTCCCGTATCTTCAACTACGACGTGTTTGTGTCGTATTGTAACGATGATCGCGGATGGATCCTTGACCAGCTCCTGCCACATTTGGAGACCAATTGCGGAGTCAGCGTGTGTCTCCATGAGAGAGATTTTCAGGTAACTTTTCTTCTACTACATCTTCGTCATTCAGGATCCTAGAATAGCTGCTACACTTCAagatctcatcatcatcataaattaAGAGCCGGGCTCTGGTCAGTGGAGTAGGCGCCAGTTCTCGCTGGCCTTTgggtccctgtaagacacatATGTATTTTCTGTTGAGTGGTAGCGTATAGCTTGCTCATGGTTTTTCCTCTTGCTCTTCTAGCTTGCATTGTGTCttttaatatagttttaaagaatGTGTCGTCtcttatcaagtgacctatcattttGTCTCATCTATTCTCAATGGTTCTCAGTAGATATCTCTACTCTCCAACAATtcgcagcatttcctcgttcgTGTTTCTTTCCATCCAACGTATTTTCTCCATTATTTTCGACAGTCACATCTCAAAAGCCTCTAATCGTTTCCTATCTTTCTGCGTCATTTCATCAGACTGTATTTTCAACTTAGTCTTTGTCTCCATTTTTGTGTTCTAATGCAACACCCGCACACGAGTTGGTGCCTATCTAAGAGAAATACTTTCACGTAACTTCAGATTGtagacaatcgtttgcgctaagGCAACGAAACGCTTTTTTTCTCCCTCCCTTCCTTcttttttcttacttttttatttttatgttagtgcgatagagacagcGTTTCATTTCTCTGCGAACGATTGTCATATTGGTTAGGctgtatgtaaattaactaaaaccatttaccCAAACCTgttaatatttaggtcatactgagtaactttcaACACAACACCGGATCACGAAAAAAAGTTGACTCTCCCATGGAAACTTTCAACGTgagaccagccaaaatgtacgacgtagccaaatattttttccaagtttatttatttcgtgatatcggggttggccccataacaaaagttgctcagtatgacttaaccttttgaccgccgtagtctgatatatcAGACAATCAATACCCAGCTCGTGtcgccgcagtctgataaataagacattttttttcatgtttttctcaagacattctttactttaataaagtttactttGGTTCTTTGCATAAGTAAGTCgcagtaattgttaattaagtaaCAGTGAGACTGAtctgttgattttattatattttctagttgaaaataaactttaattataccATTAGATTATGTATGATTTTACCCCAAGTCTCGTAGCCAAAGTCTTATTTAAAAGACACCAGTGATGTGACGATGATTGGTATTGAAATATCTACGTCGACTTTCTCATTCGATGTTTAGATTTACGACGTAAGATTTATGCATGCGACTGACCTTACTTAGCTAACCTATTTTATCACTTCGATATGttcttataaaattatgacgtaagtTGTCTATTATTCTACAATGTCGTCCGCTGAAGAATTAATTAGAATTTTAGAAGGAGCGGACGAAAATGAAGACGAAAACGACATGCCATGATGGCCTCGCAGTAAATGATCGAGTACCTAATCCTTGTCATTGTGATCCCGATCCAAGCAGTTCCACTTTACCATTTACTCTTTGGACATTTTGATTCCATGgatgttttgacccttggacattttgacacttggacatattgagtccttggacgttttcaaagttgaacttagaaataaatatatttgaattgtacTAGTGCCTACCTTCCAGGGTTtcgtgaagtcggtttttttcatcGATGATAGATATTTGAATCGATAAATAAGGCGAGACTCTGTTATCGTGGTTCATCGGTAATCCCTACTAAGTTATTATATTCCGCAATAATAATCAATACAGACTACGCCGTCGTCTTAAAAATGAGACCGCATGTGACGTCAAAGATATAACTTAGAAAATTTTAGTGGTGTAGATTACTCGATATTTCAAAGTTATGTTAggtcaacaaaatatataagaaggtactgtttagtagttttaaaactttgaatactataataatattgagtttacaatatttatttaacaaagaATTGTGTTActgtgtaaaattttatgatttattatgccaaacaacgttgaaattttcatattCGATACGTTTCTAATGTGATCAATCCTCTCCCTACTAGTGTCAACTTATCAACGAAAATACAATGAAGCCTTCGCCAATGTCTGAAATAGTAGACCGCTCATGACGTCACAgatacgaaataaaaataatagtgatGTAGCAAAGTCCATCAATAAATTTGCATAGCTGGTAAAATTCACAGATTCAATCCATTAATAAAGGGACGAAACCATAAAAAAGACATTGGTAAAcgtgatttaattattataatatttttttttaatgataaggttgtaaaaaatgaagttaatcactgtaaactataaacaataaaatattttatcgtaaGTTATGTGGCAAGCACTACACAGTTTGTTATTACTTAGTATAGGCGGCGACACGGGCACGTCCGATGACATCCTAagcggcgttcaaaaggttaaatattaACGGGTTCGagtaaatagttttagttaatttacataCCGTCGCGGTAATAATTTACTCCTTTTTTGCTCCTCAGGCATGCGTGGTTAGAATCTGCCGGTTTTCCCCAGTCCAcagtgtataaaaatataattagttttctTGCAGGTGGGCCTCTCAATCCTGGAGAACATAGTGTCCTGTATGGACCGTTCGCGGAGCATCATGCTTGTAATTTCTAAAGAGTTCCTGCTCAGTCAGTGGTGTCAGTTTGAGATGCACCTGGCACAGCACAGGTAAGCAGCGCTGCTACTCGAATAATTCAAGTCATTTAAGAttagtggcggggcaagaccaaaatattatgtgggcaaggtacatttagcgaggccctctggtggcgcaagaaataacgaatatttttacgttgtgtccgagatacaggtacttatttgaggcgcgaggcccctcggaccgcgaggccgtaggcggtggttcacgtcgcccacgcctaatgCCGCCTCTGTTTAAGATTATTCAAGAGtaccctaaaccggcgagcatgtatgaggaatgttatgaaagtgaaggaagcgaaagacgTATGTCAGGATCGCAGCAACTGAAAATCCGTGATATCTGCCTACCCTTCCgggaaataaatacctaatgatatttcgtacaacgATTCCTTATCCAatcaaactgtttttttttaagtgaaaacttcttagcttgtgcactttttgtgatgtgAAAAAAAAGGTCATGTGACCGACAGAGTCggcagattgaaaattcgtaagacggataCGTGACCTGATCGCTGCCATAAACCTAACGAATCAGTTTTAGAgattctagtaatgatgatggtgtaagagtcgttgaaattatggatggttatttttctgagagataaactttttaatgttaaataattgtaatagctctgaagtgttaaatttttaatgtaatataatttgtcatgtttgtgtactatagtgcaataaatgaatattgtattttaccacataaatgatagtacttttatactgataattaaagcaactCGTTCAAAATTATTCCCCaaccatttcaaaatatcaaaaatgcacaacgttaatattcaagttttcacttctgccggcactcccggagtgtaacccgttttttttttataatcctaATTCTTTCACAGACTTCTAGAAACTCGACGAGAAGACCTCATTCTAGTCCTTCTAGAAGAGATTCCACGCCGTCTGCGGCCAACTACCTTGCACTACTTGATGCTGACTAAGACCTACATAGTCTACCCGAGCGAGGCCGCCGACGGCGCCAAGAAGGACTTTTGGAGGCGGCTCGGGAGGAGTGTCACTGCTAGGAGGCCAGATAATGAGAATGACTCCCTTGCGTGACCATAGACGAGAGGGTATGGATGCAAAGAAATATGAATCTGTCAGCGAATAAATGTATGCCTGGCCTTGCATAGCAAACCCCTAGCCCATCAGCTGGCGAGGCCTACATATAAGTCTACCCGAGCGAGGCCGCCGACAATCGCTAAGAAAATTCTTTAGGAGGAGTAGAGGCCGGAGAATGAGCATGACTCACTTGCGTGACTTTTAGATGTAGTTATTATATATTAGCTAAGTGTTGCCATGTTTTATAAGGCTTAAAGTCTAACAAAAAATATGGCAACACATAAAATGtcagtttttaaaattatcttcTATGCGGCGATGTCATGACACATCATCATATGACAATAATTTCGGTTACTTTGGTTTACTTTCACAATATGCTGTCTGGCAAATCAATCTGGCAGAAGAAAATCGTGCAAATTGTTAGTGACGTAAGATCGTCCTAATACACGTACATTTTTGACGATTTATTacttatgttaacggcaccaatcatggaacatttaagagaaaatttggagtgtttttgatatatCACCGACAACTGCAAAATTTCTActgctttacgctttaaaagttgaatgtccaattcgtcctttatgttttctatgtatttaatgaaagctactgtaattggtttcaatattattaaccaaaaaaaactgtgttttttttgctccagtcatggaatgtatggcgccattcattttcaaactaacacgtatgaaaaattaaacttaagcagctctttggcttttctttatggtaaaatgttgtcagcgtaaataggtacttgttttacaggatttgtctataccatcccattagtggtgcctgttccattataggggtgtttgctatattctatatttgtttttgctaaactttagtcattttaaattaactattaattgtcacatgtttttcctatttatataaagtaagacaaactgacaatcacaatatgaattcctaagaatttaccacgcgtagttttaagtgaaattgtatattgtgagataaataaatcatatcatcaTATAACGAATAAAATGTTACTAGTCACTAGTGACAATCGATGTTTTAATAGTGATATTGAATAGTTATTCGTAacgtaagttttatttttatgttataaataaataagtatataggaTTTACACGTTTGTTTCATTATATGTTTAGATGAAACAGTTACGTACAgccttaaaataattaaatttgaaataccTTAAGAAGACAAAACTCCtttttcatattaaaaataagaaatatagaaaataataataacgaatTACTAAATCAAAGATAATATCGGTAATCGCAACAAAAACCTGTCCAATCATGAATATTGTAACAATTTTGACATTGTATGGCTGTTCACGACGATCAacgattacttttttgtttcattcttGACGCGGACACCGCACGCGCTGCACCCCGCACCCCTCAATCTCGCATCAATCGTAACTACCATTAGGGttgattccaattttttgaaacgcttgtaatacgttctataaCAAACGTTGTCCTAAAATTTAACATTtgccctaaaaacggctttaaatatgttaaattaacaaaatatattttgacccatgctttcgcgcccaaaacgctctttgtaaattgtatgacgtcacagtttacggtttgacacataactatgtacagtcaaccaatttgaatctaggccactatagaaccttgtcgctttaactactagatacttgacacgcatcactcaataagcgctgtcgtagaagtcattatggcatggttctatagtggcctaggaatcaaattggttgactgtacataccaaagagtaaagtaagtatataggtatatacacacgtaacaccaa
The DNA window shown above is from Cydia pomonella isolate Wapato2018A chromosome 28, ilCydPomo1, whole genome shotgun sequence and carries:
- the LOC133532997 gene encoding toll-like receptor 6 isoform X1, translating into MNIYVFVICNCLAMAWGQQPRQLQQACLTGTMNDIQSWVDHNGRLKPEAQPLSVDVSESAHPVASLQTELGQHTRASREIKVLSMARCALREVPEVFSLEDLNHNRLADTLEYLTLYGNKFDDLQSTGDQYDSFINATDARVLVQGTGYDTRAALWPGGLKGTRFKNLRELDLRACAITTLSTGTFQGMEKLEALYLSENSILYINAKAFSGLNNLVHLDMSRNYNYDDFGNHKTFVLESLGVMEDLHNLVSLDFSFTRLSQSNLMMFNSFGKSFQRLSLCETGLTKLRAGIFKNTSLRFLDVSGNNGVLNQYGTLSGLENTLEVLYATKVGLVTLDMFERFKRLEILNLQNNEVNLLSTEVTKTMENLQILDLTNNRLSTWIGLKFSYMPRLKYLSLRKNNINMINVNMIEDFKNLQYLGFAENFVICNCHTRELFEIALNADQEPTKQSRLSSQYKERGNMTKFSSYHTGFASYNAIINKRTNVSEACEMDYDCDREIYQDNITASYVLLDYSPTLYQCMQLVEGVYMSFSHPLGCDVVSREVDFDVVIDKGWNKLLALIVIPAIVFPVLVFVFMFRKNFRYFCITVRNSALLSMINKDKVIDDSRIFNYDVFVSYCNDDRGWILDQLLPHLETNCGVSVCLHERDFQVGLSILENIVSCMDRSRSIMLVISKEFLLSQWCQFEMHLAQHRLLETRREDLILVLLEEIPRRLRPTTLHYLMLTKTYIVYPSEAADGAKKDFWRRLGRSVTARRPDNENDSLA
- the LOC133532997 gene encoding toll-like receptor 6 isoform X2; the protein is MGYDTRAALWPGGLKGTRFKNLRELDLRACAITTLSTGTFQGMEKLEALYLSENSILYINAKAFSGLNNLVHLDMSRNYNYDDFGNHKTFVLESLGVMEDLHNLVSLDFSFTRLSQSNLMMFNSFGKSFQRLSLCETGLTKLRAGIFKNTSLRFLDVSGNNGVLNQYGTLSGLENTLEVLYATKVGLVTLDMFERFKRLEILNLQNNEVNLLSTEVTKTMENLQILDLTNNRLSTWIGLKFSYMPRLKYLSLRKNNINMINVNMIEDFKNLQYLGFAENFVICNCHTRELFEIALNADQEPTKQSRLSSQYKERGNMTKFSSYHTGFASYNAIINKRTNVSEACEMDYDCDREIYQDNITASYVLLDYSPTLYQCMQLVEGVYMSFSHPLGCDVVSREVDFDVVIDKGWNKLLALIVIPAIVFPVLVFVFMFRKNFRYFCITVRNSALLSMINKDKVIDDSRIFNYDVFVSYCNDDRGWILDQLLPHLETNCGVSVCLHERDFQVGLSILENIVSCMDRSRSIMLVISKEFLLSQWCQFEMHLAQHRLLETRREDLILVLLEEIPRRLRPTTLHYLMLTKTYIVYPSEAADGAKKDFWRRLGRSVTARRPDNENDSLA